In Gossypium arboreum isolate Shixiya-1 chromosome 5, ASM2569848v2, whole genome shotgun sequence, a single genomic region encodes these proteins:
- the LOC108450428 gene encoding MFP1 attachment factor 1-like codes for MADPESPTAKDSAAPTTEPHHAQTQVDDTAAKLSNLTFKIWPPTQRTRDAVLNRLVETLSSESVLSKRYGTIPKEEASAAAKLIEEEAFSVASASFSTDEDGIEILQMYSKEISKRMLDTVKARAAAATDSTPSGSAEVDSNNVGTAVSEEDSSSSVKAEDCV; via the coding sequence ATGGCTGATCCTGAATCCCCCACTGCTAAGGACTCTGCCGCACCAACCACGGAGCCCCACCACGCCCAAACCCAAGTAGACGACACTGCCGCCAAACTCAGCAACCTCACCTTTAAAATTTGGCCCCCCACCCAACGAACTCGTGACGCTGTCCTCAACCGTCTCGTCGAGACGCTATCCTCCGAATCCGTCCTTTCCAAACGCTATGGAACCATCCCGAAGGAGGAGGCTTCCGCCGCGGCCAAGTTGATCGAGGAGGAGGCTTTCTCGGTCGCCAGCGCATCCTTCTCCACCGACGAGGACGGCATCGAGATCCTCCAGATGTATTCCAAGGAAATCAGCAAGCGTATGCTCGACACTGTCAAAGCCCGAGCTGCTGCTGCCACTGACTCCACTCCTTCAGGTTCGGCGGAGGTAGACTCGAATAACGTGGGAACTGCGGTTAGTGAGGAGGATTCGTCCTCGTCCGTCAAGGCTGAGGATTGTGTTTGA